Proteins found in one Asterias rubens chromosome 12, eAstRub1.3, whole genome shotgun sequence genomic segment:
- the LOC117297998 gene encoding cytochrome b-c1 complex subunit 6, mitochondrial-like, with protein sequence MAIDDERLFENDPPEEEEEEEEEEDEEDLVDPRDGILEECREGHHCEALKEELAVCTDRVSSRSKTEETCTQELFDFIHCVDHCSADKIFKNVK encoded by the exons ATGGCGATCGACGACGAAAGACTGTTCGAGAACGATCCTCCTGAG gaggaagaagaagaagaggaggaggaggatgaAGAAGATCTTGTG GATCCCAGAGATGGCATATTGGAGGAGTGTCGTGAGGGTCATCACTGTGAAGCATTGAAGGAAGAGCTGGCGGTCTGCACCGATAGGGTCTCTAGTCGTAGTAAAACAGAAGAGACATGTACGCAGGAGCTGTTTGACTTCATCcactgtgtggatcattgt TCTGCTGATAAGATCTTCAAGAATGTAAAATGA
- the LOC117297968 gene encoding glutathione peroxidase 7-like — MAAPIRNLTCQNRFQFISFLSINHSIFLICTLVNLTNGNFYSHFVMDGQGREISLEVFRGKPALVVNVASECGYTQNHYEDLVWASQQPGIDEELHILAFPCNQFGQQEPKGAEEIIAFARETYGATFPIFGKIDVIGEYADPAFKYLSASSGREPDWNFWKYLIDRQGRVIDAWGPTTQVSEIYDFLLAATQTPRLVRRDEF, encoded by the exons ATGGCAGCCCCCATCAGAAATTTGACGTGTCAAAACCGTTTTCAATTTATATCTTTCCTATCAATTAACCACTCTATTTTTCTAATATGTACTCTAGTTAATCTTACAAATGGCAATTTCTATTCACACTTTGTCATGGACGGTCAAGGAAGGGAGATTTCCCTGGAGGTTTTTCGGGGAAAG CCAGCTCTTGTCGTCAACGTAGCCAGTGAGTGTGGATACACTCAAAACCATTACGAGGACCTGGTGTGGGCAAGTCAACAGCCAGGAATAGATGAAGAATTACACATTCTAGCATTTCCTTGTAATCAGTTTGGCCAACAGGAGCCGAAGGGTGCCGAGGAAATAATCGCCTTTGCCCGGGAGACTTACGGGGCTACCTTCCCCATCTTCGGTAAAATTGACGTGATCGGAGAATACGCTGATCCTGCTTTCAAGTATTTAA GTGCATCAAGTGGTCGGGAACCGGACTGGAACTTCTGGAAGTATCTGATCGATAGGCAGGGGAGGGTTATCGACGCCTGGGGACCAACCACTCAAGTTTCAGAAATATACGACTTTCTACTTGCAGCCACCCAAACCCCACGCCTTGTGAGAAGAGATGAGTTCTGA
- the LOC117298050 gene encoding cell division cycle protein 20 homolog: MSQFKFDSDINNLVRLDGPIGGPAMRWQRKASETSMCNNASVNKSMNKSLNKSLGNISPMKTSNQSFSSKTPSKSKTPNGKRSKTPGKTPSKLPVGDRFIPNRSGTNFDVGAFKLLNCSTNQENQATQSPQKIDYCKKMSDNLNGELLNAKILSYKSKPPDAPEGFQNNLRVLYSQTKTPGSTKKSIRHIPQVPERILDAPDILDDYYLNLIDWSRNNHLAVALANNVYLWDASSGSINHLMQLEGQEEYVCSVSWIQEGNFLAVGTSTGEVQLWDVTATKRLRNMTGHAARVGSLAWNSYILSSGSRSGAIHHHDVRVQNHQIASLAGHTQEVCGLKWAPDGRYLASGGNDNLLNIWPSATHGDPSKAIHTFTQHQAAVKALAWCPWQPSVLVSGGGTADRFLRFWNVSNGNCLNSIDTKSQVCSVLWSKEYRELVSAHGYAQNQLVIWKYPAMTRTAELLGHTSRILHMCMSPDGSTVATAAGDETLRLWKCFQSETHGKSAKKGPRDPKAMSGTLKLRQSIR, encoded by the exons ATGTCCCAGTTTAAATTTGACTCGGACATCAACAACCTTGTGAGGTTAGATGGTCCAATCGGGGGTCCAGCAATGCGCTGGCAACGCAAGGCATCAGAGACATCAATGTGCAATAACGCCTCGGTGAACAAGAGCATGAATAAGAGCCTCAACAAGAGTCTTGGAAACATCTCACCGATGAAGACGTCCAATCAGTCGTTCAGCTCAAAGACACCATCAAAATCAAAGACTCCAAATGGAAAAAGAAGCAAAACACCAG GTAAGACACCATCCAAGTTACCCGTCGGAGATCGCTTCATTCCTAATCGCAGCGGCACAAACTTTGACGTCGGCGCCTTTAAACTGCTGAACTGCTCCACAAACCAAGAGAACCAAGCCACACAGAGCCCACAGAAGATTGACTACTGCAAGAAAATGTCGGACAACCTCAACGGAGAATTGCTCAATGCAAAGATCCTATCGTACAAAAGTAAACCCCCAGATGCTCCTGAAG GTTTCCAGAATAACTTGAGAGTGTTGTACAGTCAGACCAAGACGCCAGGTTCAACCAAGAAGTCAATACGACATATTCCACAGGTTCCAGAGAGGATACTGGACGCCCCTGATATCCTGGATGATTACT aTTTGAATCTGATAGACTGGAGTAGGAACAATCATCTCGCCGTAGCCTTAGCCAATAACGTGTACCTGTGGGACGCCAGCTCGGGTAGTATCAATCACCTCATGCAGCTGGAGGGTCAGGAAGAGTACGTCTGCTCCGTGTCTTGGATACAGGAAGGCAATTTCCTGGCCGTTGGGACCAGCACAGGGGAGGTTCAG CTGTGGGATGTTACTGCCACTAAGAGGTTACGGAACATGACCGGTCATGCTGCTAGAGTTGGCTCACTTGCCTGGAATAGCTACATCCTCAGCAG TGGTTCACGATCAGGAGCTATCCACCACCATGATGTACGAGTCCAGAACCATCAGATAGCTAGCCTAGCTGGGCATACCCAAGAGGTGTGTGGGCTCAAGTGGGCTCCGGATGGTCGGTACCTTGCCAGTGGGGGAAATGACAACCTCTTAAACATCTGGCCTTCAGCAACACACGGAGACCCATCTAAAGCGATTCATACATTCACCCAGCACCAAGCTGCCGTTAAG gCTCTAGCGTGGTGTCCCTGGCAGCCAAGTGTACTAGTGAGTGGGGGTGGCACTGCAGATAGATTCCTGCGCTTCTGGAATGTCAGCAACGGCAACTGCCTGAACAGCATCGACACTAAATCAcag GTCTGTTCAGTTCTTTGGTCCAAAGAGTATCGGGAGTTGGTGTCGGCCCACGGCTACGCTCAGAATCAACTCGTCATCTGGAAGTACCCAGCAATGACAAGAACAGCTGAACTCCTCG GTCATACGTCACGTATTCTTCACATGTGCATGAGTCCTGATGGGTCGACAGTGGCTACAGCTGCAGGAGATGAGACTCTGAGGCTATGGAAGTGTTTCCAGAGTGAAACTCACGGGAAATCCGCAAAGAAGGGGCCCCGAGACCCAAAAGCCATGTCGGGTACACTCAAACTCAGACAAAGCATCCGATAA